The Pseudomonas multiresinivorans DNA window GGGTCTGGGCCTTCTCCGGGTCGATGGACTTGGGTGCCGCGTACTCCTGCACGTGCGCCCAGTCACGGTAGAGGTCCACTGCCAGGGCGTACTCAGGCATGTCGGCGTCATACACCCGGTAGCACTCGATCTTTTCCTTGCGCGCCCACTTGCCCAGCGCCTTGACGTTCTTCTGCAGGCGGTTGGCGAACATCTGCCCGCCCTCGCTCAGGCGAGCCTGCTCGATCACCGCGGCGCCCTGAACCGGTGACGCTTCGCTGCGCTCGCCCCGCTCGCCGGTCACGAACTGGCGCGGCTCCACGTCGAGCATGATCAGCTTGCACGGCAGCGCCCCGTTGAAGAACGCGTACTGCTTGTGGCTGCGGATACCCATGCGCTTACCCAGCTCCGGCGCACCGGTGAACACCCCGGCACTCCAGCCCAGGCAGCTCTGGCGAAGCCGTTCGCCCAGATGCTGGTAGAGATACAGCAGGCTGGCCTCATCCCCCAGGCGCTCGCCGTAGGGCGGGTTGCAGATGATCAGGCCCTTCTGGCCCTTGTCCGGACGCGGCTCGAAGGTCGCCAGCTCGCCCTGATAGATCTTTATCCACTCGGCCAGTCCCGAGCGCTCGATGTTGTTGCGCGCCGGCTGGATCAGGCGGGGATCGGCTTCATAGCCACGAATCCACAGCGGGGTCTTCGCCAGGCCGACTTCGGCGCGCTGCTGGGCCTCGTCGATCAGCATCTTCCAGATCGCCGGCACATGGCCCAGCCAATTGCTGAAACCCCAGCGCTCGCGCTTAAGGTTCGGCGCCACATCAGCGGCAATCAGGCCGGCCTCGATGAGGAAGGTACCGACGCCGCACATAGGGTCGGACAGTGCGCCGCCTTCAGCGGCGATCTTCGGCCAACCGGCGCGGATCAGCACCGCTGCGGCGAGGTTTTCCTTCAGCGGCGCGGCGCCTTGCTGCAGGCGGTAGCCGCGCTGGTGCAGGCTGTGGCCGGAGAGGTCCAGCGACAGTACCGCCTGGCCACGATCCAGGTGCAGGTGCACGCGGATATCCGGATTGACCTTGTCCACCGTCGGGCGCTTGCCGAACTCGGCGCGCAGGTTATCGACGATGGCGTCCTTGACCTTCAGCGCACCGAAGTGGGTGTTGTCGATGCCCGAGCCCTTGCCGCTGAACTCCACCGCCAGGCTGCCATCGGCCTCCAGGTGGTCACTCCAGGACACGGCGTTGACGCCCAGGTAGAGGTCTTCGGCATTGCTCACCGGGAAGCGCGACAGCACCAGCAGCACACGGTTGGCCAGGCGCGACCAGAGACACAGACGGTAGGCCGTCTCCAGGTCGCCCTTGCCGCGAATGGCCGAAACCTGGGCGCGCGCCTCGGTCAGCCCGAGAGCCTGGGCTTCCTCCAGCAACAGGCCATCGAGCCCTTTCGGGCAGGTGAGGA harbors:
- the rlmKL gene encoding bifunctional 23S rRNA (guanine(2069)-N(7))-methyltransferase RlmK/23S rRNA (guanine(2445)-N(2))-methyltransferase RlmL; translation: MADLHDLFLTCPKGLDGLLLEEAQALGLTEARAQVSAIRGKGDLETAYRLCLWSRLANRVLLVLSRFPVSNAEDLYLGVNAVSWSDHLEADGSLAVEFSGKGSGIDNTHFGALKVKDAIVDNLRAEFGKRPTVDKVNPDIRVHLHLDRGQAVLSLDLSGHSLHQRGYRLQQGAAPLKENLAAAVLIRAGWPKIAAEGGALSDPMCGVGTFLIEAGLIAADVAPNLKRERWGFSNWLGHVPAIWKMLIDEAQQRAEVGLAKTPLWIRGYEADPRLIQPARNNIERSGLAEWIKIYQGELATFEPRPDKGQKGLIICNPPYGERLGDEASLLYLYQHLGERLRQSCLGWSAGVFTGAPELGKRMGIRSHKQYAFFNGALPCKLIMLDVEPRQFVTGERGERSEASPVQGAAVIEQARLSEGGQMFANRLQKNVKALGKWARKEKIECYRVYDADMPEYALAVDLYRDWAHVQEYAAPKSIDPEKAQTRLLDALAALPQALGIPTERIVIKRRERQAGKKQYERQNAEGRFMEVEEGGVKLLVNLTDYLDTGLFLDHRPIRLRIQREAAGKRFLNLFCYTATATVHAAKGDARSTTSVDLSKTYLDWARRNLSLNGFSDKQRLVQSDVMEWLREDRGEYDLVFIDPPTFSNSKRMEGVFDVQRDHVELIDLAMARLAKGGVLYFSNNFRKFELDEGLSARYQVEDISAQTLDQDFARNSKIHRAWRIIVR